TCAAAAGGGCCGAACTGCCTTTCGAGAGGCCGAGCGCGTCCCAATCATATTGATGGGAAACCCTTGAGGCCGTTACCGTGCCTCCGGCATGTGAAACCAGCTGTGAAATACAAGGGTATATTCCATATAGATAAGGCGGCATGTGTCCTACAGAGGTAATCCGACCGCACGTGTCATGGTGAATGGTGACAATCGTGTCGTCTGCGGGAAGTGTTTGCCTCTGTGAAATTGGCTGGGAATATTGCAGCTATCAAGCAGCGTCAATCTTCCAGGCGTAGTCTGAATGAATCTGATCCTGGACCGTGTCCCGTAATAGTCCCTCGAGCGGCTGACTATCCTCGTTCTCGGCCATCGCGACATCACCGTCAGAACCGGCCGCTGACGCCCCATGGCATATCACCAGTGCGCGCTCGTAAACCTCCTCCCAGGTATCAAAATCAAACTTCCCCTCGCTCTCGTTCAGTAGCAGATGGCCTTTAGATGTAAATGCTAGGACGTGAAGAGAAGTAGAGCTCGCTGTGTCTTTAATTGAGGGTTCGCGAACGATCTCATGAGACGAATTCACGGCGAGAACAGTGGCAGACAGTGTCATCGAAAAAGGGACAGAAGCCGACAACATTGCAAGAGTGGCAGTATGGAGGAGTGCAGGGAGCAACGGAAGATACTGGTCGACGTCTAGAGTTTAGCCATCATCCCAGAATTATAGTCCAGAATTATAATTGTTTGTTGACTTACcgatcctcctcttcccacaAATTCCCCACCAACTATAGCCAATGTGACAACAACACCTCGTCTTGGGTATCCCTTTTCTCGCCCTAGGATCAATCGGCCCAAAGCGCTTCTGATAATGCCCTCCACATATCGCTCGCCGACGCCGCCAGGGGCAGTCCCTGGTTTCACGAAGACTTCAACGGTGGCCTCTTCGGGCTTCAAAGCATCTCGGCGTCCGGGGAGTTCGACAGGTGCATTAACTGAGCCAAGGATGTTAGAGCCTGTCGAAGGGCATTTATATGACGCTGAGCCATCGGCGCGATCAAGCGGGTGAAGAGAGGCAATTGGCCCTCCCATCGTGCGAACTGTTCAGGTTGGGTATCCGATACCAGTGAAAGTCTTTGAATGCGACAGTTGGTATTTGGTGTGGTAAAATAGACTCGCAATACGAAGAATAGAGAGCTTCTAATATGGTGTTCGCGGAGATTGTTTGAAGCTGCAGCTGGAAATTTTGACGAACCTGGCGGAGATTGCGGGCCACCTGTTGATTGGCTATAAAAtcatgcctcaggcatcgagttctgcctgaggcctcaCACCGTGCTTTCTTGGAGACATCATTATTCACGCCATCTCTCGAAGAACGTGGAAGAGCATGGAAACCATCAGATGATTTTAATAATGGCATATCTTAAGTATCTGAAAATAGATCATGATCTTGGCAATATGCCCCGGGAACCGGCTCCCTTTTCGGCAAAACTCACCGAGAAGGCAGGTTTACTGGTGGCACATGGACACTGGGAAAGAAGCTGAAACCTTCGATCAAGCTCCTACAAACCGCTGGTCCATCCATCTTAATCTTGCAGCCTCCTTCGTGCCCGCACTTGAAATACTAGTAGGTGCCAGAGTTCAAGATCTCAATCCCGCGGAGGTTGCTCCCACGaattatagtttaaaatGGGCGAAAGATACGATTCATGGACATCCAATCGAATGCTCAGGCGTCTTCCCGTATTGAGCCAATGAGCAGACAAGGCGTAATATTTACGAGATCGCCTGGTTGATGGAGGCTGTTAAACCGGTTATGCCTGGATAAACCGTGGTCCATGGACGGGTATCAGAAGGGAATCTCTCTCGGCACGGACTATTTGGATAATGATCCTCGCCATTCGCACAATGCTATTTGTTGGATGATATGAGCCGGTGACTGAGAGAGATCTCCAAGATGCCGAGATCGGGTGAGGCGAAGCAGCGGGGACGGTGAAGCGTAGTTGTCTTGGGTCTCTTGGCTGCGAGGTTCCCCAACACCGATTCTGTTGATGAATGCCTACGGTGTACGTGTTGATCATCAGTCTCACACTCCAAGCCCAGAACGCCCAGGCACACGCCGAGAGACATGCGACAGTGGCTGGAAGAGGGAATCCTGCACAAACCAAGAAGAGAATTGGTCTTCCACAACCAGATGCACCGAAGCAGTGCAGACTCCCGCAGACTGCAGAGTGCTTTGACAAGTGGTGAACCGTGGGAGcagcaaggacgaggagtgGCTGCCAGTGGCCGCAGCAGCTCACGTGCCCCCAGCTACCGGGGTCGGCTCCTTCATCGTCAACTCCGGGCTCCATCGTCTCAATTCCCCTAGCATCCTCACTGGTTGCCCTCCATGATCATTCATAGCCGGGAAAGCTGGCCACGATTTATCGCGCGAGGCGTAGTCTCCGCCCAGCAGTTCGCCAGGCTTGGCTACGCCCAATCTGCTCCGGCCCTGTCTCTTACCCAAGCCTGTTAGTGGCTTGACCTGTGGTTGATATGTAAAGTGATTATGGCAGTGATGCAATGGGCCAAGATGGTGTTCCAGATTCTGCGATTTGCGAGACACGAATCATGAATGGTGCAGGCTTGGTAACCCCTCATGCCGTGATTGCTGGTAATCTCCATCCCCCGCCCTCGAGCCGACTTCCCCTGCCAGGCTATAAAGTACGTCCTGGCTATCGTAGAGCCTGGCGAGTTCAGTGTTGTGAATCTCCTCTTCTCGTTGTCTGCTGATTTCCGGAGGTACTTGGATCATTTTTTGCATCTTCTAGAGCATTTCCCCGTCATTTCTCGCGGTATAAGCAAGCATCTCCCTCCCACAATTTTAATTGAATGGGCATAGAAATAGCTCCCCTTGATGTCGAGGAAGCGACAGAGCCTCCTATATGTGCTTACTCACAGGAGCACAAGTCACAATACCATAGTCATCCTAGAGATGTAAAAGATACGCACGATATCGAGAAAGCCTCTCCCTTGCCAGAGCAAGCAGATGAGACAGTTCGGCATCCTGGACAGGACCTACCAAGTACCTCAGACCATGCTCACACTATTGACCCCTCTAGCCTCTCCGCAATTCTCAATGTCGACCTTCAGTGTGTTGCCCTGTCCTGTATAACTATTTGCCTTAGGGTTGAAGGACTGATCATTATAGTCATGGGCTTTCAAACGCCGAGGCGTCCTCTCGCCTCACACGCGACGGGCCAAATAGCGtcagggagatggagggactATCCGCATGGAAGATCTTCCTGAGGCAAGTGTCCAACAGTTTAACTTTAGTATGGCCTCAGCCCATGAATCGAAACCAGCCGCCTCGCGGTGCGGAAAGTCATCATTAACTGTTGGCCTTAGATTCTGGTTATTGTCATGGGGGTATCCTTTGGGATCCACGATTATATTGAAGGGGGTGTCGTAACTGCCGTTATCCTCCTCAATATCGTCGTAGGGTAAGGAGTCCGTTCCCGTCGGGGTGGGACTTTCATTCTAACTATGTCTAGGTTCGTGCAAGACTACCGTGCAGAGAAGGATATTCTGTCATTGCAGCGGTTATCTGCCCCAATATGTAAGGTACTGCGGGATGGCCAGGTTGCCTCTGTAAAGGCTGAATCGCTTGTGGTCGGAGATATCGTCCAACTGGCTGTCGGTGACATCGTCCCGGCGGACATGAGACTGTTCGAAGGCATGAACGCATCGATGGATGAGGCACTTTTGACTGGGGAATCCTTACCCGTAGCAAAGACGCCGCAGACTACTCTCCTTTCTCGTGATATACCCATTGGAGATAGAATCAACATGGCCTACTCTGGCTGTAGCACAACCCAGGGCCGTGCAACTGGAGTGGTCACTGCAACAGGAATGATGACGGAGGTTGGAAAGATCGCTCAGTTACTCCAAGATAAAACTGAACACGATGGCTCTAACCTACTTGTCCGCATATTTCGCCGCTTAGTTGCATCCGTAAAGAGCATCCTTGGCCTTGTTGGAACTCCCCTGCAAGTCAAGCTGAGCAAGTTTGCGTTACTCCTCTTTGCGCTGGCCGTActcctcgccgtcattgTTTTCTCTGTGAGCAAATGGAACATCCAGGGCGAGGTCCTTATCTATGGGATATGTGTCGCAGTTGCTGTGGTTCCCGAGTCGTTGATTGCAGTGCTCACGATTACTGTCGCAGTTGGTACGAAAGCGATGGCGAGAGGCAATGTGATTGTCAGAAAGCTACAGTGTCTCGAGGCTGTCGGGGGAGTCACCAACATTTGCTCAGACAAAACTGGTACGCTCACGCAGGGCAAGATGGTTGCGCGCACTGCTTGGATTCCAGATACTGGGACCTTGACCGTCCACGACACTACGAATCCATTCGACCCAACAAGTGGACTTATTCGACTAGACGGTAAAGATACTGAACCGAAAGACATTCAAGATGATGCCTCGAACACATTCATTACCGCTCTCTCCTTGTGCAATCTATCCGTTGTCCACAATAATGTGCAGTCTACTTCTTCAGACAAGGTGCCTACCCAGGTAGCCGAGGGAGAGTGGACTGCTGTCGGCGAGCCTACTGAAATCGCTCTGCGAGTTTTCTCTATGCGGTTTGGGTTTGAGAAGTCCAACATCATCAGTGCCAgagatcttcgtcttcacacCGAATACCCTTTCGACTCTTCAATAAAGAAGATGACAGTGGTATATGCCAACCGGAAAACAAAGCTCAATGAAGTCTATTCCAAGGGAGCTCCGGAGACACTAATCGGTAGTCTTGACATTAGTGATCAAGAGAAGGAAACCATCCAAGAAACAGCAGAAAGAATGGCCGGTGAAGGTCTCCGGGTGCTCTGCATAGCCTACAAGAACTCCCCTGCCGACGACGAATCGCAAGTATCTCCCCGCAACAAGGCGGAATCCAACCTAAGGTTCGGCGGCCTCGTAGGTTTGTACGATCCGCCACGCCTtgaaacagcagcagccgttCGAAAGTGCCAAATGGCTGGAATCACTGTTCATATGCTTACAGGCGACCACATCcgaacagcgacagcgatTGCATCGGAAGTAGGAATTCTCGACCCCATCATCAACGCAAAGTCCAGTCGCCTAGTAATGGCAGCAAAGGAATTCGATCGCTTGTCGGATGCCGATATAGATACAATTGAGCAGCTGCCCTTGGTTATTGCACGCTGCAGTCCTACCACGAAAGTTCGCATGGTCGAGGCAATGCATCGGCGAGGGGCGTTCTGTGTCATGACAGGTGACGGGGTCAATGACTCGCCTGCGTTGAAGCGCGCTGATGTAGGTATTGCCATGGGCAAGAACGGTAGCGACGTGGCGAAGGAAGCGTCAGACATGGTTCTGACCGATGACAATTTCGCCTCGATAGTGAaagccgtcgaagaaggacggAGGCTCTTTGACAACATTCAGAAGGCAAGCTCACTTGTCTCGAGAATCTGGGTTTTGCTAACTTTACTAGTTCTTGATGCATTTATTGATATCCAACATCGCCCAGGTGATCCTTCTTCTGATTGCCCTTGCATTCAaagatgaggaagggaaTTCAATATTCCCATTGTCACCCTTGGAAATTCTCTGGGCCAACTTGGTGACTTCCTCCTTCCTTGCTCTCGGGCTAGGTCTAGAAGAGGGCCAGCCAGATATCATGTACCGCCCGCCGCATGATTTGAAGGTTGGTGTCTTCACACGCGAACTCATCACAGACAAAATGGTCTACGGCACCTTTATGGGCTGTCTCTGTCTCGTTGCATTTGTGAGTGTCATCTACGGTGACGGCTCGGGTACTGCGAGCATGGGACACGACTGCAACGAGGGATGGAACAGCAGCTGCGGGACTGTCTTCCAGGCACGAGCTACGACCTATGCAACGCTAACCTTCCTCCTGCTCGTTACTGCATGGGAAGTCAAACATTTCTCGCGGTCACTTTTCAACCTCGATCCGGACCGGTATCCCGGCAAGCTGTCGGTCTTCAACTCAATCTGGAGGAATCAGTTCCTCTTCTGGGCCGTGGTCGCAGGGTTCGTGATCGCTTTTCCGGTGATCTACCTGCCCGAGGTGAACCGCGTCGTCTTTAAGCACCAGGGTATCACCTGGCACTGGGGAGTGGTATTTGGATGCGTGGTGGTTTacctggcgctggtggagAGCTGGAAAGCGACGAAGCGGCGCTTTGGCATTGGGACGGGAAGGAATGCAACACTCACCAAGGAGGATGCTGAAATGAGAGCTGGGCTGAGTATTCTGTCGCCAATTTCGCTGAGTGCCAACGCCAGCGTGGAGGCGAGTATGAATGCCAGCGTGGTGACGGAGCCGAAGAAGTAGCGGACTTGATTTCCGCTTGGTGGCATGTTCAACCATGCGGGGACATTGGACTGATTCAACATGGTCCAGTCTTATCTTTTTGTTTTGTGTTTTTTTGTGGACCGACCCTTGTCACTCTCTAGATCCGTACTCAATGTGAAGTCATTCCCACTCTGGGCCGTGTGCAACACTGCAGATAGTCAGGCTTACACCGTAGATTTTCCGGAGTCCGAGCTTTGCTTGCAGTGTTTCACGGGCAATTCTCTGGCAGATAGACTCAGAGTGGTCACTGGTGCAGTCACCGCTCCTTGTGATTCTGTTTTGCTTTTGCGAGTCATACCGCTGTCGCTGTCAGTTTCTGCAAGGGGATCTCCCACCGCATCCTCCGTACTTATTTACACCTCATCCCCTCATCAACCCCCACCTCCAGGGCCATCTTCTCACACCCAAGTTCCGagagaataataatgaaaGTCCTGTGCCTCCACGGTCGAGGCACAAGTGGCGCAATATTCAAATCGCAAACCTGTCAGTGCGCCCGTCCAACTCCCACCTCACCATCAGCCCAACCACTAACCGCTAATGGTTATACTTATAAAAGCCTCTCTTCGCTCGCGGCTCACAGACCTCAATCTCGAATttgacttcctcgacggTCCCTACCCCTCCAGCCCAGCCCCCGGAATCGACCTCTTCTACCCAGGCCCATACTACTCATACTTCGACGAGACCCCGCAGAACACCACATTCGAGACTATCGAGACAACACGCGCATGGCTATCAGATATCATAACACAACGCGGGCCGTACGATCTCGTCCTGACCTTCTCACAGGGCGCGGCTCTTGCGGCGGGGATGCTTCTGCTGCATGAAATAGAGTCGCAATCGCAGCTACGCTTCCAAAAAGAAGCTAGCAGAAGTGGAGCCATCATAAATGGCGATGCAGATAGAGACAAAGATCATACTCACAAACCACCATTTAAATCGGCAATCTTTATATGCGGCGGGGCgcctctccccctcctcgaACACATCGGATACACTATCCCCACCGCCACGAAAG
This is a stretch of genomic DNA from Aspergillus puulaauensis MK2 DNA, chromosome 8, nearly complete sequence. It encodes these proteins:
- a CDS encoding putative EF-hand calcium-binding domain protein (COG:S;~EggNog:ENOG410PNU4;~InterPro:IPR005645,IPR029058;~PFAM:PF03959), coding for MKVLCLHGRGTSGAIFKSQTSSLRSRLTDLNLEFDFLDGPYPSSPAPGIDLFYPGPYYSYFDETPQNTTFETIETTRAWLSDIITQRGPYDLVLTFSQGAALAAGMLLLHEIESQSQLRFQKEASRSGAIINGDADRDKDHTHKPPFKSAIFICGGAPLPLLEHIGYTIPTATKERDLASRAALSSMAGSAAILSRGSARWTANGLDMEFPSTTKSSPYSYNHLSNGSLQLTFNREDDIRREISGHGHGGLRVKISIPTVHIYGERDPRYIAGIQLSEVCEKARRKVYNHGGGHEIPRFEAVSGAIADLVRWAVRAAGE
- the RRP46 gene encoding putative exosome complex subunit Rrp46 (COG:J;~EggNog:ENOG410PMYB;~InterPro:IPR020568,IPR027408,IPR036345), with amino-acid sequence MGGPIASLHPLDRADGSASYKCPSTGSNILGSVNAPVELPGRRDALKPEEATVEVFVKPGTAPGGVGERYVEGIIRSALGRLILGREKGYPRRGVVVTLAIVGGEFVGRGGSYLPLLPALLHTATLAMLSASVPFSMTLSATVLAVNSSHEIVREPSIKDTASSTSLHVLAFTSKGHLLLNESEGKFDFDTWEEVYERALVICHGASAAGSDGDVAMAENEDSQPLEGLLRDTVQDQIHSDYAWKIDAA
- a CDS encoding putative potassium/sodium P-type ATPase (COG:P;~EggNog:ENOG410PGJQ;~InterPro:IPR006068,IPR018303,IPR023298,IPR023299, IPR001757,IPR004014,IPR036412,IPR006414,IPR008250, IPR023214;~PFAM:PF00689,PF13246,PF00122,PF00690,PF00702;~TransMembrane:10 (i118-138o144-163i333-354o360-386i803-824o840-857i886-905o934-951i981-1000o1012-1030i);~go_component: GO:0016021 - integral component of membrane [Evidence IEA];~go_function: GO:0000166 - nucleotide binding [Evidence IEA];~go_function: GO:0019829 - ATPase-coupled cation transmembrane transporter activity [Evidence IEA];~go_process: GO:0006812 - cation transport [Evidence IEA]) — protein: MGIEIAPLDVEEATEPPICAYSQEHKSQYHSHPRDVKDTHDIEKASPLPEQADETVRHPGQDLPSTSDHAHTIDPSSLSAILNVDLHHGLSNAEASSRLTRDGPNSVREMEGLSAWKIFLRQVSNSLTLILVIVMGVSFGIHDYIEGGVVTAVILLNIVVGFVQDYRAEKDILSLQRLSAPICKVLRDGQVASVKAESLVVGDIVQLAVGDIVPADMRLFEGMNASMDEALLTGESLPVAKTPQTTLLSRDIPIGDRINMAYSGCSTTQGRATGVVTATGMMTEVGKIAQLLQDKTEHDGSNLLVRIFRRLVASVKSILGLVGTPLQVKLSKFALLLFALAVLLAVIVFSVSKWNIQGEVLIYGICVAVAVVPESLIAVLTITVAVGTKAMARGNVIVRKLQCLEAVGGVTNICSDKTGTLTQGKMVARTAWIPDTGTLTVHDTTNPFDPTSGLIRLDGKDTEPKDIQDDASNTFITALSLCNLSVVHNNVQSTSSDKVPTQVAEGEWTAVGEPTEIALRVFSMRFGFEKSNIISARDLRLHTEYPFDSSIKKMTVVYANRKTKLNEVYSKGAPETLIGSLDISDQEKETIQETAERMAGEGLRVLCIAYKNSPADDESQVSPRNKAESNLRFGGLVGLYDPPRLETAAAVRKCQMAGITVHMLTGDHIRTATAIASEVGILDPIINAKSSRLVMAAKEFDRLSDADIDTIEQLPLVIARCSPTTKVRMVEAMHRRGAFCVMTGDGVNDSPALKRADVGIAMGKNGSDVAKEASDMVLTDDNFASIVKAVEEGRRLFDNIQKFLMHLLISNIAQVILLLIALAFKDEEGNSIFPLSPLEILWANLVTSSFLALGLGLEEGQPDIMYRPPHDLKVGVFTRELITDKMVYGTFMGCLCLVAFVSVIYGDGSGTASMGHDCNEGWNSSCGTVFQARATTYATLTFLLLVTAWEVKHFSRSLFNLDPDRYPGKLSVFNSIWRNQFLFWAVVAGFVIAFPVIYLPEVNRVVFKHQGITWHWGVVFGCVVVYLALVESWKATKRRFGIGTGRNATLTKEDAEMRAGLSILSPISLSANASVEASMNASVVTEPKK